The genome window AAAGGTTCCTCAACGCATTCCCACTGCCGCAGCCGGCATCTGTAAGCTGATTGCTGTTCCATAACCTGGCAGTGACCGTTCGAACCAAACAGGCACGGGGAGGCTGGCGATTCGGCTTATGACTTCAAACAAGGGTCCCTGCCTGAATCAGGCTGGTCTTCAAGAACGCTGAAAGGTGATCTGCAATTGCTCGGGTCTTGTTTTCCACAATGCTACCTCCGGCAGTGACCACATGAACAGGAATTTCCGCCGTTTCATATGCCTCGAGAATGCGCACCAGTTTGCCCGCCGCCAAATCCGACGCTGCCTGATATGAAAGCACTCGTGCTATTCCCTTGCCGCTTCGAGCCGCATCCAGCTGAATATCGATGTCGTTCGCGACCAGACGCGGATTGAGTGCGACGGTCTCGACTTTCGCACCCATCTTGTAGGTCCACTGAGGACCGCCACTGCTCCAGCTTTCCAGTATCGTGGCGTGATCGGAAAGATCAGACGGACGCGCAGGCACGCCCGATGCCTTGATGTATGCCGGGCTGCATACCGTCATCCAGTGAACGCTACCGACCTTCCGAGCGCGGAGCGAAGAATCTGGCAACATGCCAATCCGTACGGCGACGTCGAGTCGATGTTCGATAAAATCCATGTATCGGTCAGCCAGAATCATTTCCGCAGAGGCGTCAGGCCATTCCTGCAGGAAACGGTCCACGGCGGGCGCGACAAACAGCCGTCCAAAAACCGGAGGCGCTGCAATCCGGACCATACCGCGGATCGTTTCGACACCCGTGTCCATGGTCAACATGCGATAGCTGTCCAGAACATCCCGCGCGCCGTCGGCCAATTTTAGACCGGTAGCGGTGGGAGCGATGCGCCGCGTGGTTCTCTCAACCAGTCGAACACCCAACCTGCTTTCGAGACGTTCAAGAGCACGCGTAGTTGACGCAGGCGATTTGCGCAGACGCCTCGCCGCTTGCCGCATACTGCCCGCAGTCACGATCGCAACCAGGATTTCCAGTTCGTCGAGTCGATCCATTGTTGCTCAATCTGAAATTATTTTTTCAACGTTTGGCATCTATGCCGTCAGTTCTGAAACTATAATAACGGGCCTGCAAAGACAAAGCTGCATGCCATGACCCGTGCTGAGTCAGCCCGCCGATTGCCCGGTAAGTAATGATGCCGCACGTCACCGGCGGTGGTGGATGAACGAACTCAGGAAAGTGCGGTTGGCGCAACCAACGGAGACCGAGACCATGTCAGGAAAGATCATCGCGACCCAATACATGTCGTTGGACGGAGTCATTGAGGATCCCGTGGGCGACAAATTCAAGGACGATGAATTGAGCGGCGCCAGGGCCTTGATCTTCGGGCGGAAGACCTATGACGGGTTTGCCGCAGACTGGCCCACCGTGTCGGGAACGCCGCATGTCAGCATTGCGCACCGCACTGATCTCGTGCCGTCGATCATCTCAACCCTTCTTGCCGGTGAATGAAATGGCTGCCCCAGACGAAGCAAACATGGACGTCAATCGCATCCTGATCACCGGTGCGGCCGGACGGATCGGTCGCGCGCTTAGGAAGGGTTTGAAACGGCAAGACCGGATTCTGCGACTGGCTGATCAAGTGATGCCGGACCCTCCCGATGAGAGGGAGGAAGTCATGCAACTGGATCTCCTGAACCAAGACTTGGGGACAGTTTTCAGCGACGTTAACACGCTCATCCATCTGGCCGCCGTGCCGGAGGAACGACCATGGAGCGAGATCTTCCCGCTGAACTACGAGCTCACGCGGGCCGTTTTCGAAGCCGCGTGGAAGGCCGGAGTGGGCAGGATCATTTTTGCAAGCTCGATTCAGGCAGTGGGATTCCACCCCATTTCAGTGAGGCTCGACGGAAATGCACGCATCCGTCCCAGCGGAAACTATGGTCTTTCGAAGGCCTTTGGTGAAGCGCTCGGAAGCCTTTATGCAGACCGACATGGAATGTCCTTCATTGCCCTGCGCATCGCTTCGTTTGAGCAGGAACCAAGCGATGAACGCATGTTGAAGACGTGGTTGTCCCCGAAGGACGCGGTGCATCTCTTCGACCGGGCTATCGATGCAACGGACGTCCACTACTTGGTGGCCTATGGTGTTTCAGCGAACACGCGCAGCGCGGTGGATAACTCCCATGCCGATGCGTTGGGATTTCAACCCGTGGACGATGCGGAAGTATATGCGGATTGCATTGCCGATGCCGGCTCGGCGATGGGGCCGAACGCCTCCGTCACCCACGGCGGTCAGGCCAGTGATTCTGAATGCACCGACACCGCGCAAAGCTTCCTGAGGCACCCCTCTTAAGCATCTCGGCTCGCTATCGTCGGCAGCCACGGTGGTCAGCCGTTGAACTGATACATCCATGTTTCGGAAACCGGCTGGTCGCCGACATGGAGGTACGCGCGAAGTTCGACCGGCTCCTGCCCGTCGGGATCGAGGTCGAACTGGGCGCGCCAGCGGGGGGTGCCCGGGATCTGCTCCGTGAATATGTAGGATAACGTCCCGCGGGAGGCGGAGACCGCGACCTCGACCGGGTCGTCCGTCTTCAAGTCGTCCAGCGGACCGTCGGCGAATTCGACGACAAACTTCTTCACGCCCTCGGGCCGATCGGTACCGGGTTCGCCACCGCGCCCCATTCGGGTTGCAACGCACCGGGCGAGGGCGTCCGGCCAGCCCGGTTGATCCGCCGCCCAGGACATCCGGTAGCCGAAGCGCAGCGCGCTGCCCTGTCCGACCCTTTCCTGCGGCACCCAGAATGCCACGATGTTGTCGTGGATTTCGTCATTGGTCGGAATCTCAACCAATTGAACCGACCCCTTGCCCCAGTCGCTGTGCGGCTCGATCCAGAGGCTTGGTCGGCGCTCGTAATGGACGCCATCCAGATAGTGTTCGAAGTTCCTGTCGCGCTGCAGCAGGCCGAATCCCTTGATGTCTTCGTCAACGAAGCTGGAGACGATTGTGTGCGGCGGATTGTTCAGCGGGCGCCAGATGCGCTCGCCACTTCCGGTATGGATCGCCAGCCCGTCTGAATCGTGCACCTCCGGCCGCCAATCGTCCAGAACCCCATCGCCATACTCGGAATACCAGAACATCGATGTCAGCGGCGCAATGCCCAGGCGCCTCACCGTTTTTCGGAAAAAGAGCCTTTGGTCGACATCGACAATCACCTCATCATTCCGGGTCAGGTGAAAGCGATACGCGCCGGCAAGGCTGGGACCGTCCAACAGGGCGTAGATGGTAACCGTCCCGTCTTCGTCGGGCTCGAGATAGAATTCCGTGAACGCCGGGAACTCTTCCGGACCATCGACGGCGGTGTCGACGGCAATACCGCGCGCCGAAAGACCGTATTGGCCGAGCTCGCCAATGGCCCGGAAATAGGACGCGCCCAGAAAGGCGATCCAATCCTGTGTCTTCCAGTCATCCCGCTGCCGGTTTTCATGAAGCCGGAAACCGGCGAAGCCGGATCCTTCGGGCATCTCCTGCGCCGGGCTGTCGTCCGGCATGTCGAAATACCGTTTCTTGTACTGCAACTCCGACGCCTCGCCGCCGGTGACCGCGAAAATGCGCACGGGGCGTTCGAAAAACATGCCCAGGTGAAAGAAAGTCGCCGGAAACTGTCCCGGCCCTTCTGCGAACATCGCTTTTTCGGCCGGATACCGGATATTGCCATGGTGTTCATAGGACAGTTTGGGCGTGATTTCCGGTGCGGGCTTGGGGACGGGCGCATATGGCTGCTGTGCGAGCCGCGAAGCCCGCCCGATCAGCTGGTCAAAGGAAAAGGGCCTTGGCGTGGAAAAGGCCAGTTCATCATCATCACCGAACGACGCTGCGGCACCGGTCGGCAACATCCCCGCAGCCAGGCCACAAGCAGCCAGCGTTTCAATCAAGCGTCTGCGCGAGAAACCTTCACTCATGTTTTCATCGTCTCCCCTTTTGAACGGTCTGACGGATCAGGCGCCCATGCGGCACCCGCCGGGACTATGAGCCGGCGGGTGCCCGGGCGGGGCGGTTCAGGGCATTCGGACGGTTACTGGTCGTCCTGGCGCATCTCGACGATCTTTTCGGTCACGCGCTCCCGCAGTTCGGTATCGGTCTCAAGTTGGCGCGTGATCGTGTTGTATTCGTCGACGGTCAGATCTTCGGATTCGACAGCTTCGGTGATGTGGTTGCCGTAGAAACTCCGCAACTGTTCGACTTCTGCATCGGAGTTCGCGTCATTGGCCTTCGTCTCGTATTCACGGACGATTTCCTGGACGTTCATATAGGCGACCACATAGCTCTGGATCTTATCCTCGGTCACCTCTTGCCCCTGCTGGGCAAAGGCGGTGCCGACCGTCAGGAATGTTGCGGTAACGACGGTTGCGGCGGCGGTTGAGAGTTTCATTGTATCGCTCCTTCTCGCATAGGGTCCGCGGACGCCACCGACCTGCGGCCGGTGACGCCTGATATCAGAGAAGACTGAAAAGCCGCGACATAGTTCCGTCGTGTCACGAGACGACGGGCAATTCGATCTCGATCCGCAACCCGCCATCGGGCGCATTGGAGGCCTGGACCCGACCATGCATGGCGGTGACGTTGCGGCGGGTGATCCACAATCCGATGCCAAAATTGGTCCCGTTGGGCGTACCGGACCGGGTCGAGTAGTAGCGGTCGAATAGACGCTCCAAGATGTCTTCGTCGACCCCCGGGCCCTGATCAGTGATCGAGATCGTCAGACGTCCAGGACCGGATTCCCGGGTGGATACCAGGATGACACCGCCTGGAGGGGAGAAGTCCATGGCATTGCTCAGGATGTTTTCCAGGGATCGTGCCAGCAGGTCCGCGTTGGCCATGACATGGATTCCGGTCGGGACGACCGCATCGATCCGGATGTCCCGTGCGGAGGCAACCGGTCTGTACTGCTCCAGAACAGAGGAAATGGCGCCATCGATCTCCAGGGGGCACATCGGTTCATCGATGGCGGCCGGGGTGGATTCGTCCATCTGGCGGGCGGCGGAAATCAATCCGTCCAGCTTCGCGATGGATTGCTCGATCCGGTCCAGACTGCGGGCGGCGGGCCCATCCTGGTCGACGACAAAGTTCCGGAAGGGTTCGATGGATTGCGAGATGACCGCCAGCGGGGCCTTCAGGGCATGGGCATTGTCTTCAGCAGCCTGCCGAATCTGGCTTTCCGATCGGCGCAGAGCGGATACCAGCCGGTCGAAACGTCCGGCAACATTGGACAATTCCGGAATTAGGTTGCGGTCCTGGAACGAGACCGCCGTGTCCCGGCCGCGCAGAATGTCGGCTATGGCACCGTCAAAGCGCTTCAGATTGTTTCGAAGCGACAGGAAGACCGAGAGGATCAGGACGGCCATGGCGGCGTAGATTGCCGCGGCGATCTGGATCTCGTCCCGCCGCCAGTATTCGCTGTCTTCCGATGTCCCCAGAATGGCTGCCTTGTTGGTGGAGGATATCACCACCCAGCAACCGGCTTCGCTGCGGCGCGTGCCAAAATAGGTCAGGATCTGACGGGAGCCGT of Alphaproteobacteria bacterium contains these proteins:
- a CDS encoding DUF4168 domain-containing protein, giving the protein MKLSTAAATVVTATFLTVGTAFAQQGQEVTEDKIQSYVVAYMNVQEIVREYETKANDANSDAEVEQLRSFYGNHITEAVESEDLTVDEYNTITRQLETDTELRERVTEKIVEMRQDDQ
- a CDS encoding HAMP domain-containing sensor histidine kinase — its product is MIRSGSNILRSLSIKLAIICVVLGALPILVYIPLEEADNQKNQLILRSVQQEGRIVANSLFPDLEQFSPEIAENLQFRLAELTPEDTMVAVFFRPADTASGDAFLFVARHPRINPGRIDAELKELRSTGLLDDVTTACDRRRPLSLRQDRPDGSRQILTYFGTRRSEAGCWVVISSTNKAAILGTSEDSEYWRRDEIQIAAAIYAAMAVLILSVFLSLRNNLKRFDGAIADILRGRDTAVSFQDRNLIPELSNVAGRFDRLVSALRRSESQIRQAAEDNAHALKAPLAVISQSIEPFRNFVVDQDGPAARSLDRIEQSIAKLDGLISAARQMDESTPAAIDEPMCPLEIDGAISSVLEQYRPVASARDIRIDAVVPTGIHVMANADLLARSLENILSNAMDFSPPGGVILVSTRESGPGRLTISITDQGPGVDEDILERLFDRYYSTRSGTPNGTNFGIGLWITRRNVTAMHGRVQASNAPDGGLRIEIELPVVS
- a CDS encoding LysR family transcriptional regulator, whose product is MDRLDELEILVAIVTAGSMRQAARRLRKSPASTTRALERLESRLGVRLVERTTRRIAPTATGLKLADGARDVLDSYRMLTMDTGVETIRGMVRIAAPPVFGRLFVAPAVDRFLQEWPDASAEMILADRYMDFIEHRLDVAVRIGMLPDSSLRARKVGSVHWMTVCSPAYIKASGVPARPSDLSDHATILESWSSGGPQWTYKMGAKVETVALNPRLVANDIDIQLDAARSGKGIARVLSYQAASDLAAGKLVRILEAYETAEIPVHVVTAGGSIVENKTRAIADHLSAFLKTSLIQAGTLV
- a CDS encoding glucan biosynthesis protein D — encoded protein: MSEGFSRRRLIETLAACGLAAGMLPTGAAASFGDDDELAFSTPRPFSFDQLIGRASRLAQQPYAPVPKPAPEITPKLSYEHHGNIRYPAEKAMFAEGPGQFPATFFHLGMFFERPVRIFAVTGGEASELQYKKRYFDMPDDSPAQEMPEGSGFAGFRLHENRQRDDWKTQDWIAFLGASYFRAIGELGQYGLSARGIAVDTAVDGPEEFPAFTEFYLEPDEDGTVTIYALLDGPSLAGAYRFHLTRNDEVIVDVDQRLFFRKTVRRLGIAPLTSMFWYSEYGDGVLDDWRPEVHDSDGLAIHTGSGERIWRPLNNPPHTIVSSFVDEDIKGFGLLQRDRNFEHYLDGVHYERRPSLWIEPHSDWGKGSVQLVEIPTNDEIHDNIVAFWVPQERVGQGSALRFGYRMSWAADQPGWPDALARCVATRMGRGGEPGTDRPEGVKKFVVEFADGPLDDLKTDDPVEVAVSASRGTLSYIFTEQIPGTPRWRAQFDLDPDGQEPVELRAYLHVGDQPVSETWMYQFNG
- a CDS encoding NAD(P)-dependent oxidoreductase produces the protein MDVNRILITGAAGRIGRALRKGLKRQDRILRLADQVMPDPPDEREEVMQLDLLNQDLGTVFSDVNTLIHLAAVPEERPWSEIFPLNYELTRAVFEAAWKAGVGRIIFASSIQAVGFHPISVRLDGNARIRPSGNYGLSKAFGEALGSLYADRHGMSFIALRIASFEQEPSDERMLKTWLSPKDAVHLFDRAIDATDVHYLVAYGVSANTRSAVDNSHADALGFQPVDDAEVYADCIADAGSAMGPNASVTHGGQASDSECTDTAQSFLRHPS